The nucleotide sequence GCACCGTCAGCACCTCCCAGGGCAAGGCCCTGCGCCCCGCTGGAAACGCCCTCGGTGACGTGCTTCTTTTCTCGACCGCAGACGGCCTGCGCCTCCTCACCCGGGGGTACGCGGCCCAACAGGAACCGGAATTGCTGGAGGCGTTTCGGTAGGGAACAACAAGCAGGCCCCGGCCGGAGCCGCAGCCTGCTTCCTCCTTTCCCCTTAGGGCAACAGTTCGCCTTCTCCAAAAAACAGGCCCAACTCGCGCGCCGCGCTCTCGGGGCTGTCACTGCCGTGGGTGACATTCTCACCGGTGGTGGTGGCAAAGTCGGCGCGGATGGTGCCGGGAGCGGCGTTCGCGGGGTTGGTGGCCCCCATCATGGCGCGCCAGCCCGCGATGGCATTGGGACCCTCCAGGGCGATGGCGACGACGGGACCACCCGTGATGAAGTCCACCAGCTCGCCGAAGAAGGGGCGCTCGCGGTGTTCGGCGTAGTGCCGCTCGGCCAGCTCGCGGGAGATCAGCATCTGCTTGAGGCCGACGATGCGGTAGCCTTTTTTCTGGATACGGGCGAGAATCTCGGGCGTCAGGCCGCGGCGCACGCCGTCGGGCTTGATCATGGCAAAGGTGCGTTCCATACCGCCCGCGAGGATAGCAGGGCTGGGGGCGAGGACATGCAGGTGAGGCGCTTGCCGCCCCGTACAATGCCCCTGTGACAACTCTTTCCGACTCTCGCCCCTCGCCGACGGCGGCCAGGATTGCGCTGATCGCCAGCGCCGTCGCGGCGGCGGGCCTGCTGCTGTTCCCGCTGGCCACGCTGGGACGTGACTTCAACGCGGGTGGGGTGCTCCTGCACCTCAGCGGCTCGGTTCTTAACCTCAGTGCCACCCGTGAGGTGCCGCTGCCCCCCACCGGGACCGTGCTCGCCCTGGGCTGGGCCACGCTGGTGCTCACGCTGGCCAGCGTCTGGGGGGCTTTGCGCCGGACCCGCTGGTTCTGGCTCACCGGCCTCCTGGCCAGTGCAGCGGGGATCGCGGCCGTGCTCTTCCTGAGCGCGGACCTGGGCGCCGAGGCCGCGCGCGTGGCGACCGACACGTCCCTGCGGCCGGGATTCCGGCGACAACTGCGCAACTTCTACGGGGGAGGCGGCATGAACCTGGGCCTTTTCCTGCCCATTCTCGCCGGGCTGATCACGGCGGGCGCGGGGTTGAGTGCGCGGCCCACGTGGTGGGAACGCCTCAACCGCCTGCGCGGTCTGCTGGTGCCCACCGTCGCCATTGGTCTGGCGGTGCTGGTGGGAGCAGCCGTGGTGCTCATCGTGCAGCCCGCCGTCAATGGCAGCGGCACCCCGCTCTCCCCCTGGAGCACCTGGCTCGCCAAGAGTGACCTGGTGTACTTCGTCTATTCGACGCTGTTTGCGCCCCTCACGGCACTCAACCCCTTCCTGGACAGCCTCAAGCTCGCGACGCCGCTCATCTTTACGGGGCTTGCGGTGGCCTTTGCCTTTCGCGCTGGGCTCTTTAATATCGGCGCGCCGGGACAGCTCACGCTGGGCGCGATCGGCGCGATGCTGGTCGGCGTGTACGGCCCGGCCTCGCTGGGCTGGCTGCTGCTGCCCCTCTCGGTGCTTGCGGCGGGGCTGGGCGGTGCCCTGTGGGGCGCGATTCCGGGCCTCCTCAAGGCCCGCTTCGGCTCCAGCGAGGTCATCAACACGATCATGCTGAACTACATCGCCTCGGCGATCTTTATCTTCATGATCGGCAGCGAG is from Deinococcus sp. YIM 77859 and encodes:
- the ndk gene encoding nucleoside-diphosphate kinase, which encodes MERTFAMIKPDGVRRGLTPEILARIQKKGYRIVGLKQMLISRELAERHYAEHRERPFFGELVDFITGGPVVAIALEGPNAIAGWRAMMGATNPANAAPGTIRADFATTTGENVTHGSDSPESAARELGLFFGEGELLP
- a CDS encoding ABC transporter permease, with product MTTLSDSRPSPTAARIALIASAVAAAGLLLFPLATLGRDFNAGGVLLHLSGSVLNLSATREVPLPPTGTVLALGWATLVLTLASVWGALRRTRWFWLTGLLASAAGIAAVLFLSADLGAEAARVATDTSLRPGFRRQLRNFYGGGGMNLGLFLPILAGLITAGAGLSARPTWWERLNRLRGLLVPTVAIGLAVLVGAAVVLIVQPAVNGSGTPLSPWSTWLAKSDLVYFVYSTLFAPLTALNPFLDSLKLATPLIFTGLAVAFAFRAGLFNIGAPGQLTLGAIGAMLVGVYGPASLGWLLLPLSVLAAGLGGALWGAIPGLLKARFGSSEVINTIMLNYIASAIFIFMIGSETFPFLGREYSLPFKAEGFEPASEELQAPARLPTLLDLFNVGQNGTVALTLAPLLALAAFFVLRLALRRVRLGTVIALGGALALGLLTWRIGVPVDVVGSQLNASFLIALACVVLFGVLMWRTATGYALRAVGLSPRAAEYGGISVAKNTVLAMTLAGMFAGLAGTHYVNGGALDEYRLKGNMPVSVGFDGIAVALMGQNTPAGVVAASVLFGTIDTGGVEVQQKLNNVDRNIVTVLKALIVLFIAAGGFLSRRVTDPPPPQLVRAADATGTAETGRLSPAAAEAERATPNPNVSRSSEVSARVEEARKGSK